The Henckelia pumila isolate YLH828 chromosome 2, ASM3356847v2, whole genome shotgun sequence genome includes a window with the following:
- the LOC140884742 gene encoding uncharacterized protein: MDSGHSDSSSCGDDQEYDSRTAAAYSYSSFGNHHPQPPPFDPFSNFLQLQNSSPLNPNVYWPRSSSTTHHDIISSDSCPNSNIMTNFPFAVPPQPPTAVASAANLSDAPPASAAENRNPAAARNTKKRSRASRRAPTTVLTTDTSNFRAMVQEFTGIPAPPFTSSSPFQRSRFDLYGASSSMRLKPHDAAPPPYLHRPFAPEVPRTLFLATATASISSSSTSTPPMNYNPSLSSQNSNLFNLISNPSLASFLPTDHHKFPFTSSINNNLPSKIQPCFEIPTNIHVKSVSAGNLPNLIPSDQMQPRNGMDHLHHVGAETNNISRNPRNDDEKMNNYNLHENPSTENIGTRRSSEGMMESWICSSELK, from the coding sequence ATGGATTCTGGCCACAGCGATTCGTCCAGCTGTGGTGATGATCAGGAGTATGATTCACGCACCGCCGCCGCCTACTCCTACTCTTCCTTTGGGAATCACCACCCGCAGCCGCCACCTTTCGATCCATTTTCCAACTTTTTACAACTCCAAAATTCATCTCCCTTAAATCCTAATGTTTACTGGCCAAGGAGCAGTAGTACTACTCACCATGATATAATTAGTTCCGATTCTTGCCCTAATAGTAACATCATGACCAACTTCCCCTTCGCGGTTCCTCCGCAACCACCAACCGCGGTTGCTTCCGCCGCCAATCTCAGCGACGCACCGCCAGCTTCCGCCGCAGAGAACCGGAACCCGGCGGCGGCGCGTAACACGAAGAAAAGATCTAGAGCTTCGAGACGCGCTCCCACAACAGTTCTTACAACGGACACATCGAATTTCCGGGCTATGGTGCAGGAATTCACCGGCATCCCTGCGCCGCCTTTCACCTCATCTTCGCCATTCCAAAGAAGCAGGTTCGATCTTTACGGTGCATCCTCGAGCATGAGATTAAAACCCCACGACGCCGCTCCGCCACCGTATCTCCACCGACCCTTTGCACCAGAAGTTCCACGGACATTATTTCTTGCCACCGCCACCGCTTCCATTTCATCTTCAAGCACTTCAACTCCTCCGATGAACTATAACCCATCACTTTCATCTCAAAATTCAAATCTTTTCAACTTGATTTCAAACCCCAGTCTCGCTTCATTCCTCCCAACAGATCACCACAAGTTCCCGTTTACAAGTTCTATTAATAATAATCTGCCGTCAAAAATTCAGCCTTGTTTCGAAATCCCAACAAATATTCATGTCAAAAGCGTTTCTGCAGGTAACCTACCAAATCTCATTCCCTCCGATCAAATGCAGCCCAGAAACGGAATGGATCATCTTCATCATGTTGGAGCTGAAACAAACAATATTTCGAGGAATCCAAGAAATGATGATGAGAAGATGAATAATTATAATTTACATGAGAATCCATCGACGGAAAACATTGGCACGAGGAGGAGTTCAGAAGGTATGATGGAATCATGGATTTGTTCTTCCGAGTTGAAATGA